TTTGTCTGACACTCAGCAGGCACTCAATGATGAATAACATCTTAAATAAAGTATTTAACCACTCAATTTTATGAGTCAGACCACACTATATTGGATCTATCGCTTCAGATTTCATAAAAGATATTTATTCCACTTGCATTGCTGGCTGGTAAATGTAGTGAAGTTACACATGTTTTTAGTTGCTCAATTTGGTTGTACCCTGTAATAAGCTAGACACCATGTTGCCCCTCTCCCTCCCTTCCAGAACCCCCACCTGCCATCTATAAGTGCTCCCCATCAATGTAAGTACCCCTAGCTCATGTCCTTAACATAACTTGCATATACCTTTTCCCTCCATTCTCCTCTCAGGAAAATGTGTTGAATAATATCAAAAATGTCAGTAGTGTTCTATTTTCATATcctttttcctcttcaccctcatTTATTGCTGGTCTTTTTCTGTGTTCAGCTCATTCTCTCTCGCTTCCTGTTATTTTCTCTGTATCTAACACCTTTGctttttctaacattttttCCCTTCCCTGCTCTCACTCACAGAAAGATTTCAGGCACCGGCAGTACAGACAGTGTGTTGAAGAAAAGCCTACTTCCAGCCAGTTCCCTCTACCCCACCACTTCCTCTACCATTTCATCCTTGTCCTCGCAGACACATTGTTCCTCCTTCAACAATGAGAATCATCATCACAAGCAGCCGCTGTCCTCTCACCACACAGGAAACCCAAATCAATTCCAATGTTCCAAATCGTCTTGTCCCGTTGCTCCTTCCGTTGAGTTGATCTCAAGAGGTCCAGATGGGCGCTTTGTAATGTTGCCATACGACACTCTGAGTGTTCAAAGTAAGGAAAGTGTAAAATATAGCCAACCGTCCAGTGTCCGAAGGTCTGTATCATTATGCTCCGAGCAGCAAGACAGTAAAAATCCACCGTTTGTTCTTTCTGTGGATCTCCCACCTTGCAAAGCAGCTGAAACAAACACTCGGCAAACATCTGACACCACCCAGCATGCCGACATCGATAACTTTGATGACAAGGGAAATTCTGATGGCTTTCCTGACCTGAACAGCGTGTGTTCTAACAGTAGTTTGGCCAGTGTTTTTCACAAAAGAGCACTATCTCCCACATTTCCAGTGCTGCCACATATCCGCTCAGGCCTCGGCAAGCCATCAACAACGGCCAGTAATCTGGTTCTCCAAATGGAGCATGAGCGGGAGAGGGGAAACCTCAGTCGCTGCTTGAAATTGGCTCAGGAGAGGGAAGAGCTGGCGAGGGAACTCCAGAAATACACGCTGTACAGAGGCTCCAACGGGGAAATGAGCATACGGCCGCATGTGTCTGAGAAGAGAGATGGTTATGAGCTTATTCGGGAATATAAGAGCAGCACCTTGCCATGCAGACACCCTCCAAGCTACAGGGAGAATTTTCCAAGTCATTGCTTGTCATCGTCTGTTCACTTGGATGCTAGTCCCACAGTGATCACAGCCAGGACCTCTTTTAGTCCTTCCACACCTCCAAATTTGTCGTATTTAAATTCTGGTAACCAACATCCTACTCTTTCCTTAACCGGACAGATCCCACTCATATGTGAGGGAGCAGACCATTCTTCCAAAGACGGATTAACTCCTCCACATCTCTCCCCAATGCAGAGGCATGAAAGGGTACAGGAATCACCACAGGGCTATGATAATTTACTGCAATCCTCTTCTTTagaaatgcaaacaaatgtaccttcttCTGAGGCATGGAGACAAAACAATACATCTTTTCATTGCAATAAATTTGTCAAAAGATCCAATTTGTTTCTTGACAGAGCTTCAGGTTGCTTTCAAGCAGAGGAAGAATTCCCCAAGCCCACTGAGCAGGGTGTAGGTATCGAGATGAGTGTAGATGAGCCAGAGTCTAACTTTGTCACACAGCCTGTACAACCCAGGCTGCACAGCAGAATCGCCTCTCATGTGCAAGAAGGGTGCTCTCTGCCTCGGAAAGGCCGGTATGAGGAAATGAGGAGGAGCATAAGCTTTCATTACCGCGATAAATCTTCAGAGCCAGAGCTCCGTAGAGTAGTAAGCCAAGGTTCTAAACTCTGGGACTCCAAGCAACGAAGTCAGAGTCTAGACTCCAGAAGACAAAAAGAGACCGTTTTCCTGACCCCTGATGCATGGATAGACTCTCTAAGCCAAAAAAATACCTCCCCTTGTCATCCAGACCCTTTGTGCAAAAACCACCAAAGTTCACCCACCAGCAATATCTCCAAATATTCCACAAATAGCCCAACTACCTGTCATTCACCCCCAGTGACCGACCCCCCCAGGAGGAATCCAATGAGGCCTGCGCAAAATCCCATTGTTCCATACGACCACAAGCCAAGAAGAGATGCCTCTGTCTTTTCTATTGCTGCCAAATGGCCAGCTGTCTGCCAGGAAGCCATGCAAAAGGCAATGGGTTACTTAGAGGCCACTAAGGAATCTTCCAGATGTTCAGTGCCTGATGACAGCAGGCCACACAATAATCCAGAGGCGCTGGAATTGGCAGACATCTACGAGGGAGTTCCTGAGTGCGGGAGCAGCTACAGTAGTTATGCAAGCAGTGGCCGAGGAAGCATGGAACCCGCTAATGGACGTTTGTCACTGTGTCATTTGTCAACAAACATCACCAACTCACCTGAAACCGCACAGGAAGAGGCTCAGGCAAGACCAGTGGACAAATACAGTCTCCAAATGGAACACCCCCAAAGGTATTAAGAGCTGATAATTGATGCAAATAAGTACAAAATGAGAAGTGGCTCGAAGCCTGTGTGGTGGATACAAGGCTTTTAGTGGGAGCAGCTGAAAAGTATTCACTATTGAAGTGCCTGAATACCTGAGAGGAAAacgctgtatatatttatagatGTGTAGATGTATTTCATAGGAGATcattaaaagcaaaataaaacgATCTAATACAATAAATCAAAGCAAAATTGTTTTACTAAATGTAAGAAAACTTCTTAGCAAACATCATCCAGTCTTTATTTTAAATAAGCTTCGCCTCAAATTAATCAAAAAGACCCCAATATGtctaaatgatgaaaaaaaaatattaatattttaaaatgaaatgtttaacaCAGGACTCTCAGTTGGACTTGATATTTGTTTCCTTGGTGGACCTTATTATACATAGGCAttgattttgtacattttatttagcaTCCTACGTCATTTTAAATTCAGTCTGAAATGATGTTCTGTGCTCTCACCAGCAGAAAGCCCTCAGTTGATGAGAATTATGAATGGGATGATGCTGATATCAGCTCACAACCATCCGACCATGATGGTGAGTACTTTGCTGCTTTTGATTTTTGGTGCAACAACTGCTGTAAAAAGgcttaaaatgacaacaataagACATCTGCATTGCAAGAAATTCATTATATTGATGGTAATCATATAGCATAGAGAATACAAGATATttatgaattcaataaataattaatttaagtaaattaataatgaaataaataatttcagttatttattcatttcaaaacatgaagtataaattatataaaatatgtgaaaatagtatttaaaataaaaaatgactataaaaaaagaaaataagtaaaataataaaaccattaaaataaatgatgaattattaagaactactataagattgaactttattcacaattcacacatgggtCAGTTTACGATCGGTCATCGGTCAgagtttcagacaaacattaccttaAATGATTGAAGTATCAAATATagcgatattttgatttgagaatcgattttagagaaTGTAGTGCTGGTATCGTAAGTATCAATAGTTCAGTATCGATTTGCGCATCACACCAACGGTCTttgattttacattttgctctgTTTACTGTGTTAAGGGCAGACACATCGATGGAGTACAGCTGCACTCAacaaatgttacaaatgttttactgctttaaataAAGGTTAACTTAAAAActcaaataataatactaagAATGACAATTTGCACCTGTTTGTAATTCCACATGTGAATGGGCTTTGAGTGTGAGTGAATGCTAGTGGTTTGTTGTTTGGGGGGCGTTTTGGAGAGAGGCCCACAACTTAAGACTTCGAAACGCCTGCATTATTGAATATATATACTAGGAATGaaccggatactcgttttagatgagtatccgttacggaaaaaaagtaaatctaacatacacatacactactggaagcactgcagccaagaaacacactACGAAATGAAGATATTAGACTATTGGGAATAAATTGATACAATtcaatggaacaaatactacaatttaagtttgaaatgtaggtcagtgcatCTGGTAACGGtaaggccagcagagaaggccttgctggccctaaATGCGCACCACTTCCTACAGAACACAGAATACTCATAAATTAGAGCTATGGCATTTTCATTGGACAACGTTGATATATTTCTTTAAGTTGTATGTAACTTCTATATAAgtttttggaatattttatAGTTTTCATGTGGAGGCTTGAATCACATTCAGTGTCCAAAAAGGGTCATTGCTTTGTAAAGAAATGTTTAATCtttaagtgacatttttgtTGGGAGACAAATCAGCAGAGCGTTCCTTCTTTTGTTCCTCCACCTTAACTGATGTTTTTCTTGAAGGCAAATACATAAAAGCTGGCACTTTTGCTTTGAGTGATTTCCATCAGCAGGAGTTCAGGCTGAAAtacgtttaaaaaaattacatgcaAAGTAAAATATCATTAAGTGAAAGATAATATCAACCGTTTCTTGCTACCCACAGGCCTTCTTCCTTCATTGAGCCGACACAACGCCGCAGCGCTTTGTCGCCATCCCAGCATGCAGTTTTCCCCGAACACACTGAAAAACTTCAGTCAGCAGTCTTTGCTTCCGGAGCATCAAAGCAGCTGCTCTGCAGAGCTTGAACCTGACACTGTGCTTTTCTGACAGCGTTTCTCTGACTTTTCACTTATTGACTTGCAGCACAAGTCAACAAAAACGTTAACTTTTTACCTGATTCACctggtggtgtttttttgtttttactaaaaataggacgtgacattttttttgatgGTTTGTTCATGTTAACTAAACACTGCTTGTTGTTTTAGACAATCTgtccatatacagtagatagccGCTTTTCACGGcaaattgatacgcccataaaaatgtatattatcaTGTTTTTATGAATTGTTACCAACTTACAGTGAACCAGGTGCGTTTAGGAAAAGTGGCCTTTTTTGAGCAaactaaaaatgcttttttttttgttaccaaaaatctgcaaatttgcggggctGTGAATGCTTAATGTGCAGAGATCCACTgtatatcaaatatattttgCTGTGCTGGCTGTGACGAAAATAGATCTATATTTGCTCCGAGAGCACTGTCAGTGCTCCAAACATATGAAATTGCTCTCACTACTTACTTCAGAACTTTTTGTTGTTCACTTATGCAAGGACATTAAACATGTTCATTAATTGAAGTGGGTCAAGTCCTCCTTttaggtttgttatttttacgTGGCCTACAAGACTAGGTGaaaattaccgtattttccgctgtataagatgctacttttttcttaaactttgaactttgcggcttatacagcggtgcggctaattaaggctatgttctaatctcatgacgTCTCCTGTGCTTCAGAActgctactaatcatttaaacactgtgccgctcacgagtcagtgaggaaacggtagctctttctttggcaggagccaatcacaagctttCAGTGAACTCATGACAagtttgtcaacccactggaaattgcaggaggttattactcaatataacagtcttgCAGTGTCATCCTGCAACGaatgctaaactcatcacacagcaacttaacactcaaaaggtagctaagaaatatacaatgcaagtaccaatacaagtttaaaattgaaaaaacagtttaaaaacagtttgaagttttcccataatgaatttcgtcccagcaaagcatttgatTGGTTATGCCTGACGAGGCGCTGGCATCCTTTCAGGCCACACGGGGAAGACATTTATATTAACACACACGAGCCtgagtattatttatgtcttaaatcgCTTATTTACCCTTATTttatctattatattgggtattgcgagtgtaaaggtgactatggggtggtatttcatgtgtaagaggctctactaatgttaacAAACGTATtgagaaggtcgtaaactggttttctatgctctaactacagtatgaaaatattccatttacaagtaaggaatgctactttgcgatagtaaatgagggatgacttttatcgtggttaattggttccagacccagccgCGATATGTCAttttccgctaagtaggattcaacatgaataaatggaatattttcatagttagagcaaacaaaacctgtttatgactttataaatacaatctttaccattattacatcCCTGTAGAAAAggaaataacaccgctatagtcactttgcactcctgttattctttgtttacaacacattgcttaactgtaatgcgcaggcaaTCGGATCACTGCATGGTTTCaaacattagcaagctagcgagctaactagtgagcctccaatttatgtactgtactctaaacttaagaaaggattTAAAACGAAGTGGGGAATaaagacaaagaagccaaaaaataccacttccacactgaacgggaggagaacttcttttgactctatcatgtcggacatgccatggctgattccatgcagtgtgacggtaatctaatgtcatgtctctaTCATGGAACATTAATGGCGCCTCGAggtcagaatactacatattaacttgtctttcaatgttttttgtctcataatacgCCAcactctaccacaaaacagagataatttattaattatccatccatccattttcctccgcttatccggggtccggtttgcgggggcagcagtctcagtagggaagcccacaCCAGAATATAACCTcgcctgggacaatatttcCAGACGATAGAAAGGCctacaagacaaccacagggatacaagtaaggagttgttctcttttATCACTGTGCCATttcattattgtatttaatctttttgtatatgtccttcatgtgttctgtgtacagtgtgagtttCCGACCCTACACTAACACCAGACTTGCATCACAGTCTAAGAACGAAACTCGTTCGTAACCCGAGGATCACCGTATTTATGCCAGTGATGTGAGTATGCAAACATCTCTTTTGCCAAACCTCATATTTGTAACTTCAGAAAGTTTTATGTTAAAAATCAATCTTTCCTTGCAAAACCTCTCAATATTAGCCTTGCCACAGGTTTGTAATTATTTAAAGTAGGTGGGTGGCTTCCAGCTGTAGCTCCAGTCATTTACATTAATAACCAAATAATGCCATCATGTTTCAGGGCGTTGTTGTAATTCCATCCCATAATTGAAATTCACATCTCATACAGCCTACATTTACAGCAAATCAATGTTTCCCCCTTGTGGAGTATTTTCATGTCCTGCTTTTCACATATTATAAGTCTATAAAAGAGCAAACCACATGTGGTACTCTGGGGATTTGTAGTCAGCACTGCTTTTTGCCTGCAGTTTTTAATCCAAACATGGTGTCCAAAACCTCAGTGTGTGAAAGAATGTGTGCTTTTCCCCcataaatactaaaataaacaTCAACTCTCATTCTTATATTGTTTTCTTACGTTGTTTTATATACACAGCCCCATACTGAGCTGATCGACTGTGTTTCCGCTATTCTGTTTATAAGTTAGTTATAAAATATTCACTTTAGATTCCAATTATGTCCACATCACACACCCATGTCTTACATTCCCTTAGAGGTTCACATCCATTGCTCATCAGATATGCGCATTGGACGTGATGTAATGTGTTATGACGTGTTGTCTATAATGTATTTCATATTCAATGAATGGGAGCAATGTTGTTGCTTGTTGCGCATAGAAACACACTTGAACACACTGGAATCTATATCAAAATCTATAtcacattcatttattaatcTACTACCGCTTTCAGACAACGTTTGCTATATGATCAAAGTAAGAAATCatacaataatgtaataatattagCCTTTTTATACAGAGATTGATGTATAAACTCAAAAAAATTGTCTTTTGAACAGATGTATCAGATAATGGGTACACgatgacaaaaaacaagtaaaaacatgagacatttttttttgaattttttaaatgcaaacaaGGCAGGTCCGCTAAGTGCACCAACATTTAGACTCAAGCTCTCAGTTATTTTGCTACTTTCTGTTGTGTTCTTGTCAGTGGTGGAGCGACTTGCCATCCCACTGGCCatgtagacatttcaggtatcaacttattgccaccccatgTATAATGCTAATGGTCTCACCTtcgccaccccaatgaaacatttctggctctgccGCTGATTGTTGTTAATGACATACATTAACTCAAATGACTtaagtatcaaagtatcaatatttttgacttgacAATTGATTTTAGAGCATAAAGATCTGGTATCAGAGGTATTGAtgtttcagtatcgatccgcacatcactagcaACTCTTGATGCTATCATATGCGTGCCAAGTCAGTAGTTGGCACTTTGTTGAATCACATAAATGCCCTTCACTGGCATAGAAGtggttttaaaatgtgtttttttacagtaGAAGTGCAGTAAATGCACACTTTGCTGGACACGTTGGTGTCATTTTCAAAAACTTGCACTTTAAGATTGTTTTTCCAATGGCAGCGGTGTACTCCactaatgtgttttttgtagATGGCATGCAGTACTCAAACATGCCTACACCGAAGCCTCCGTTTTGACAGGCAACCATTTTCAGCTTCTGAAATGATTACAGTGTCGTTTTCTTAAACACTTTAAGACTCGTTTTCAAATGCTCCGAAATGCCATTTCCACATACCTAAAAACAGTTTGTCCTTGGCTCAATGCTGTGTGGTAATTGTCATAGAACTTTAAGACAGGCAAGCCAGCAGGCGTACCTTTTTTTTCAGCGCAGTAACAATGTCTCTCAGGTCTCCTGCGCGGACTACGATGGCGTACAGATATACAGCTCAATTCTGCTCCTTTGACAGCGAGTGTGCCGCTGATTTAATTGactgataaaatacttgtcTTACATTTGAATGAGCGCCCAGTTGTACTAATGGTATTAGAAATGCAGCGCCAGGCAACGACGGTCTCGACAAAATCGTGTGAGGTAATGTCACAGTCGTCTGttttaattcaatttatttaacCTTTTGTAGCACTTTGACTTGAGCCATTATTGGGTGGGACAAACGCATCTCTTCTGGCTGGCTGCAGAGCCTTTTCTTCCAGAATATTGAGAGCTCACAGTGGGAGTGAGAGAGTACAATATATGTTGCTTTTAAACGACCAAGTAGGCAAAATTGACAGGTGAGGTGGTTTTTGGAGTGCGAGTACACTGAAATAGTCAATACCTGCCAGCTCCCTTGTATTGTTTCTCTCTATCAAGACTTTCTTTTCAAACTTTTCTGTACAATCACAACTGGTGACATGTTCTCAGGGGATGTTAGAAAGGCAACggataaaatattataaataaatattatgcaAGGAATATTATGCAAGTCCTGAGGCAACACACTTCCTAAATATAGCAGGGATGCTGCAGAcatcctgaaaaaaaaatggtgttggATAAATGTGCAGATTTAGGAATTTAGGGAACATAAATGGGAGAAGCAGGGGGTTTATCCCCTCATTATCATTTCCTTGGCAGTTTTGCAATCCACATCAGTGTCATTTACAGGCCTGGAGGGTAAAAAGTATCATTGCTAATTTAGGGCAGTTTCAATTTAGCGAATACTGCAACAAAGTGCAGGAAATACAAACTACAAATACTGTCTCAAAACATACCATATTGAGGGATTCAATTGTTTGTGGGTTTTCAAGTGTATTTCAGTGATGGCAGTCAGGGGAGACatgatgaaacataaaaaactaataatgacatcatctaatattaatatttttccattgaactgtatatacatttattttctggaTGATTTGGATCGTTAACAATGGCAGAATGTGCACGTTTCCTATTCAAGTACAAGGCAGAAACCTAAAGTTGAGGCTGCCGTGAGTGTCTCTTCGTGGCTTAGTGCACAAACCCTGCCTAGCATCTAAGTGCACTCACTGAGCGCACTGAGTTGTATCATGACTTAGTGTTTGTCAGCATGataccaataatataatgttacaGAAACATTCATTATACACCAttactttctacagcctgtgtaatgtcttcaaTGTAAGTGATAGTgttaatcggacaataaaatagagaaatgtcatacgtgGAGGTGCTGGAAGTACCTGCTTCATCCTGAAGAGGTGGgggtgtgcgtgagctggaaggtgatTGTCACTTCcctccttccatagagaggaaaagccagctttttgcttttttaattttaacagCTGAAGAGGAGCAAATATTTTATGctgtgctgaatgaatgaatgcatttggCTACCAAGATGGAAGATTATAAACAGCACacatccaagctcaccaggaggtgatacATCTTTTACGACAAAATATCAacactttgatatttgaaatactactgagaaattgatatgtatttatttgtctgtactgtaca
This Dunckerocampus dactyliophorus isolate RoL2022-P2 chromosome 17, RoL_Ddac_1.1, whole genome shotgun sequence DNA region includes the following protein-coding sequences:
- the LOC129170088 gene encoding protein turtle homolog A-like isoform X2, whose product is MGSRRSYLLILSVLALACLFRTIRGERPEVRAAVRGVVELECRFPPSDSADVSSGSLHVVEWVRQGLDIPVLIQFGSYTPRVHPQYEGRVSLVGISTLRLEGLQLDDQGLYECRRLLLDKPTEELRNGTWIMLSVIAPPTFTKTPPPVLEGVVGNHLSLVCAAIGNPLPAITWLKDGRVIQRGNGQEQVLSLPAVSVQSAGQYTCHASNSEGNVTLETKVKIKGPPVIVVPPKSTSLNVSQNALLHCQAVADPPNMTYVWLKGGENVYHVESLKSRVKIMVDGTLLISSVTPEDSGNYTCAPTNGLLAPPTASANLRVMHPAQALPMPRETYLPTGMGGMVNCSSVAEPPLLYVVWTKDGEPVDLSSYPGWTLTPEGNLLMATVNDDAAGVYTCTPYNSYRTMGPSGPTKVILQDPPSFSIAPEKQYKQKTGRTLLVPCQANNNFTVTVTWTKVELVRRISYSIKPNGSLLLRPLAKDHHGKWECSVSNRVASVKAYTQIFVLGTSPHAATMLSVSPGVKQANISWEAGFDGGSAQTFSVWVKKMSVRDNESKQDWFSVPVPPLYGSSLLVTGLSPATEYQFSILSHNKMGTGPFSGITTARTLEATPVRGQPVLLSASQGSAGIVLQWSLPKVQDPPITGFVLQSRIKQGEWLNLDEDISANTSEIVVPGLHKDCVYELRLLTQRGELLSEPSPSLNVSTMGMEMYPSTSRLLESPEPLLAGILGGVGFMCLALVLLLGSACLISHRRNLRCRKKRNEPPPAIYKCSPSIKISGTGSTDSVLKKSLLPASSLYPTTSSTISSLSSQTHCSSFNNENHHHKQPLSSHHTGNPNQFQCSKSSCPVAPSVELISRGPDGRFVMLPYDTLSVQSKESVKYSQPSSVRRSVSLCSEQQDSKNPPFVLSVDLPPCKAAETNTRQTSDTTQHADIDNFDDKGNSDGFPDLNSVCSNSSLASVFHKRALSPTFPVLPHIRSGLGKPSTTASNLVLQMEHERERGNLSRCLKLAQEREELARELQKYTLYRGSNGEMSIRPHVSEKRDGYELIREYKSSTLPCRHPPSYRENFPSHCLSSSVHLDASPTVITARTSFSPSTPPNLSYLNSGNQHPTLSLTGQIPLICEGADHSSKDGLTPPHLSPMQRHERVQESPQGYDNLLQSSSLEMQTNVPSSEAWRQNNTSFHCNKFVKRSNLFLDRASGCFQAEEEFPKPTEQGVGIEMSVDEPESNFVTQPVQPRLHSRIASHVQEGCSLPRKGRYEEMRRSISFHYRDKSSEPELRRVVSQGSKLWDSKQRSQSLDSRRQKETVFLTPDAWIDSLSQKNTSPCHPDPLCKNHQSSPTSNISKYSTNSPTTCHSPPVTDPPRRNPMRPAQNPIVPYDHKPRRDASVFSIAAKWPAVCQEAMQKAMGYLEATKESSRCSVPDDSRPHNNPEALELADIYEGVPECGSSYSSYASSGRGSMEPANGRLSLCHLSTNITNSPETAQEEAQARPVDKYSLQMEHPQRKPSVDENYEWDDADISSQPSDHDGLLPSLSRHNAAALCRHPSMQFSPNTLKNFSQQSLLPEHQSSCSAELEPDTVLF
- the LOC129170088 gene encoding protein turtle homolog A-like isoform X1 — encoded protein: MGSRRSYLLILSVLALACLFRTIRGERPEVRAAVRGVVELECRFPPSDSADVSSGSLHVVEWVRQGLDIPVLIQFGSYTPRVHPQYEGRVSLVGISTLRLEGLQLDDQGLYECRRLLLDKPTEELRNGTWIMLSVIAPPTFTKTPPPVLEGVVGNHLSLVCAAIGNPLPAITWLKDGRVIQRGNGQEQVLSLPAVSVQSAGQYTCHASNSEGNVTLETKVKIKGPPVIVVPPKSTSLNVSQNALLHCQAVADPPNMTYVWLKGGENVYHVESLKSRVKIMVDGTLLISSVTPEDSGNYTCAPTNGLLAPPTASANLRVMHPAQALPMPRETYLPTGMGGMVNCSSVAEPPLLYVVWTKDGEPVDLSSYPGWTLTPEGNLLMATVNDDAAGVYTCTPYNSYRTMGPSGPTKVILQDPPSFSIAPEKQYKQKTGRTLLVPCQANNNFTVTVTWTKVELVRRISYSIKPNGSLLLRPLAKDHHGKWECSVSNRVASVKAYTQIFVLGTSPHAATMLSVSPGVKQANISWEAGFDGGSAQTFSVWVKKMSVRDNESKQDWFSVPVPPLYGSSLLVTGLSPATEYQFSILSHNKMGTGPFSGITTARTLEATPVRGQPVLLSASQGSAGIVLQWSLPKVQDPPITGFVLQSRIKQGEWLNLDEDISANTSEIVVPGLHKDCVYELRLLTQRGELLSEPSPSLNVSTMGMEMYPSTSRLLESPEPLLAGILGGVGFMCLALVLLLGSACLISHRRNLRCRKKRNEPPPAIYKCSPSIKISGTGSTDSVLKKSLLPASSLYPTTSSTISSLSSQTHCSSFNNENHHHKQPLSSHHTGNPNQFQCSKSSCPVAPSVELISRGPDGRFVMLPYDTLSVQSKESVKYSQPSSVRRSVSLCSEQQDSKNPPFVLSVDLPPCKAAETNTRQTSDTTQHADIDNFDDKGNSDGFPDLNSVCSNSSLASVFHKRALSPTFPVLPHIRSGLGKPSTTASNLVLQMEHERERGNLSRCLKLAQEREELARELQKYTLYRGSNGEMSIRPHVSEKRDGYELIREYKSSTLPCRHPPSYRENFPSHCLSSSVHLDASPTVITARTSFSPSTPPNLSYLNSGNQHPTLSLTGQIPLICEGADHSSKDGLTPPHLSPMQRHERVQESPQGYDNLLQSSSLEMQTNVPSSEAWRQNNTSFHCNKFVKRSNLFLDRASGCFQAEEEFPKPTEQGVGIEMSVDEPESNFVTQPVQPRLHSRIASHVQEGCSLPRKGRYEEMRRSISFHYRDKSSEPELRRVVSQGSKLWDSKQRSQSLDSRRQKETVFLTPDAWIDSLSQKNTSPCHPDPLCKNHQSSPTSNISKYSTNSPTTCHSPPVTDPPRRNPMRPAQNPIVPYDHKPRRDASVFSIAAKWPAVCQEAMQKAMGYLEATKESSRCSVPDDSRPHNNPEALELADIYEGVPECGSSYSSYASSGRGSMEPANGRLSLCHLSTNITNSPETAQEEAQARPVDKYSLQMEHPQSRKPSVDENYEWDDADISSQPSDHDGLLPSLSRHNAAALCRHPSMQFSPNTLKNFSQQSLLPEHQSSCSAELEPDTVLF